The following coding sequences are from one Rhodothermia bacterium window:
- a CDS encoding nitroreductase family protein, with product MTFPEIVHYRRSVRLYKPQPIDPERVKNCLELAALSPNSSNMQLWEFYHITDAEVLKKMAVACLNQTAASTAQQMVVFVTRQDLFLNRRQKMMALETENVLKNSPIEKQGKRIKRWKMYYGRVIPFLYARFFGVLGLFRKIMVNLIGLFRPIFYQVAESDLRVVVHKTCGLAAQTFMLAMANEGYDTCPMEGFDSRYVKRILNLPYGAEVNMVISCGIRDAGGVWGDRMRIPFEEVYKKV from the coding sequence ATGACCTTCCCGGAAATCGTCCATTATCGCCGTTCGGTTCGGCTTTATAAACCACAACCCATTGATCCAGAGAGGGTAAAAAACTGTTTGGAACTGGCCGCATTATCACCTAATAGCTCCAATATGCAATTATGGGAGTTCTATCACATTACGGATGCAGAAGTACTAAAAAAAATGGCCGTCGCATGTTTGAACCAAACCGCTGCTTCCACCGCCCAGCAAATGGTCGTTTTTGTAACCCGACAAGACTTATTCCTAAACCGAAGGCAAAAAATGATGGCTTTGGAAACGGAAAATGTCTTGAAAAATAGCCCTATCGAAAAGCAGGGAAAAAGAATCAAACGTTGGAAAATGTATTATGGTCGGGTGATCCCATTTTTATATGCTCGTTTTTTTGGTGTATTGGGGCTTTTTAGAAAAATCATGGTTAACCTTATCGGACTTTTCCGCCCGATTTTTTATCAGGTTGCCGAGAGTGACCTTAGGGTAGTGGTGCATAAAACATGTGGTCTTGCGGCACAAACCTTCATGCTGGCAATGGCAAATGAAGGATACGATACCTGCCCAATGGAGGGATTTGATAGCCGATATGTGAAGCGAATTTTAAACCTGCCGTATGGGGCCGAGGTGAATATGGTCATTTCTTGCGGCATCCGAGATGCTGGCGGGGTTTGGGGAGACCGAATGCGGATTCCTTTCGAGGAGGTCTATAAAAAGGTGTAA
- a CDS encoding C40 family peptidase has product MFYPEQMVVARTAYVPIRQSGGDDAEMVNQMLLGEAARVVDIPDPMWLEIETQTDRYRGFVSAFMVIPLPDHLQDANLFRIQNRFVDGDAKGHEVRVPMAGVLFREGNHWFLPDGRRFEPYQEPQSPKTTRPFEEQVLHQAEKLLEVPYLWGGRSVYGVDCSGLTHTSALLSGLSLPRDSYMQARFGAAIPPEIGLLARGDWLFFSNNPEGRITHVALYEGDHLFIHASGYVRRNSLDPKSPYFSARQKEQFVFARRIRPRPISTIGND; this is encoded by the coding sequence ATGTTTTACCCTGAACAAATGGTGGTGGCGAGAACGGCCTATGTACCCATTCGTCAATCTGGCGGAGACGACGCCGAAATGGTGAATCAAATGCTCCTTGGTGAGGCGGCTCGGGTTGTGGACATACCAGACCCCATGTGGTTGGAAATTGAGACCCAAACAGACCGTTATCGTGGCTTTGTGAGTGCCTTCATGGTCATTCCGTTGCCCGACCATCTGCAAGACGCCAATTTGTTCCGCATCCAAAACCGATTTGTAGATGGCGATGCCAAAGGCCATGAGGTGCGTGTTCCTATGGCTGGGGTCTTGTTCCGTGAGGGCAATCATTGGTTTTTGCCCGATGGCAGACGGTTCGAGCCGTATCAAGAACCGCAATCGCCCAAAACTACACGCCCCTTTGAAGAACAAGTATTACACCAAGCCGAAAAACTCTTGGAAGTCCCGTATTTGTGGGGCGGAAGGAGTGTGTATGGTGTTGATTGTTCAGGACTTACGCACACTTCGGCTCTTTTAAGTGGCCTGTCTTTGCCGCGAGATTCCTACATGCAGGCACGTTTTGGAGCAGCTATTCCACCAGAAATTGGGCTTTTGGCGCGTGGAGATTGGCTATTCTTTAGCAACAATCCAGAAGGACGCATTACCCATGTGGCACTTTATGAGGGCGATCACCTGTTTATTCATGCGTCCGGATATGTTCGTCGGAATAGCCTTGATCCAAAATCCCCGTATTTTTCTGCACGCCAAAAAGAGCAATTTGTGTTCGCACGGCGGATCCGGCCAAGACCCATTTCAACAATCGGAAACGATTAG
- the lon gene encoding endopeptidase La — MLPFYMQSDDDFDHSIPLLTADEEQKLNTEHLPDKLPILALKNTVLYPGVVLPITVGRDTSLKLVREAYNGTKKIGVISQKESEVEVPLPQDLYAVGTVASILKLIKMPDGTVSIVIQGKRRFEIREFVQEDPYLVATIMPYDEPSEENQIELTARVRSIKDLATQIIRLNPNLPSEAEYAIQNIDSASFLIYFIASNLQIEVEKKQAILEVKSLIERADLLLEHLEHELQVLELSEEIRSRVKTDVDKQQREYILRQQMKAIQDELGDSEFGNGDELNELRSRLAEKALPEHVKKAADKELDKLARTNPMSPDYSVLRNYVEWIADLPWEHYTEDHLKIRAAEEVLNEDHYGLEQVKKRILEYLAVLKLKGDMKAPILCFYGPPGVGKTSLGKSIARALGRKFVRISLGGVRDEAEIRGHRRTYIGALPGRIVQGLKKAGTSNPVFILDEIDKVGNDFRGDPSSALLEVLDPEQNNTFSDHYLELEYDLSKVMFIATANSLSTIPAPLRDRMEIIEINGYTLDEKLAISKQYLVPRRLAENGVDDSQFTIEDEALTDLIDGYTRESGVRQLERTIGSVVRGVAKKIAMEETTKEHVTAKDLEPYLGPVKFESDLAERTGVPGVATGLAWTPVGGDILFIEASVHRGNGRLIVTGQLGEVMKESASAALSWVKAHAETLEIPLDAFRYWDLHIHVPAGAVPKDGPSAGNAMISAITSIFTQRRIKHTVAMTGEITLRGAVLPVGGIKEKVLAAKRAGIETVIMPERNRKDLNEINKAALDGLKFYFVKRIDEVVKLALEKRPVNDPKEKFKLPDNEKSSATSGTSEVPLIVPPAQA; from the coding sequence ATGTTACCCTTTTATATGCAAAGTGACGACGATTTTGATCATTCGATCCCATTATTGACCGCTGATGAAGAACAAAAGTTGAACACAGAACATTTACCGGATAAATTACCCATTTTAGCCCTAAAAAATACGGTTCTATACCCCGGTGTGGTATTACCCATAACGGTTGGTCGTGATACCTCCCTTAAATTGGTTCGCGAAGCGTATAATGGAACTAAAAAAATTGGGGTTATTTCTCAGAAAGAAAGCGAAGTTGAGGTTCCTTTACCTCAAGACCTTTACGCTGTTGGTACGGTTGCTTCTATTTTGAAACTGATCAAAATGCCTGACGGAACCGTTTCGATTGTCATACAAGGCAAACGCCGGTTTGAGATTCGGGAATTTGTACAGGAAGATCCGTACCTTGTTGCCACCATCATGCCCTATGACGAGCCAAGCGAGGAAAACCAGATCGAACTTACGGCGCGGGTACGCTCCATTAAAGACTTGGCTACACAAATTATCCGATTGAACCCCAATTTACCCAGTGAGGCCGAGTATGCCATCCAAAACATAGATTCTGCCTCTTTCCTGATCTACTTTATTGCGTCCAATTTGCAAATCGAGGTAGAGAAAAAACAAGCCATCCTCGAAGTAAAATCGCTGATCGAACGGGCGGATCTGCTGTTGGAGCATTTGGAGCATGAACTTCAGGTTCTTGAGCTTTCGGAAGAAATCCGGAGCCGCGTAAAAACCGATGTGGACAAGCAGCAACGCGAATACATCCTGCGCCAGCAAATGAAGGCCATCCAAGACGAGTTGGGAGATTCGGAATTCGGAAATGGCGACGAATTAAACGAACTCCGAAGCCGATTGGCCGAAAAAGCCCTGCCCGAACATGTCAAAAAAGCAGCCGATAAAGAGCTTGACAAATTGGCGCGCACAAACCCCATGTCGCCCGATTATAGCGTCCTTCGCAATTATGTGGAGTGGATCGCAGACTTGCCTTGGGAACACTATACGGAGGATCACCTCAAAATCAGAGCCGCCGAGGAAGTACTCAACGAAGACCATTATGGCTTGGAGCAGGTCAAAAAGCGGATTTTGGAATACTTGGCGGTGTTAAAATTAAAAGGCGACATGAAAGCACCCATCCTCTGCTTTTATGGACCACCCGGTGTGGGAAAAACGAGCCTTGGCAAATCCATCGCACGGGCACTTGGCCGGAAATTCGTCCGAATCAGCCTTGGCGGTGTTCGCGATGAGGCCGAAATCAGAGGACACCGCCGTACCTATATTGGAGCGCTACCCGGACGGATCGTCCAAGGTCTCAAAAAGGCCGGAACCTCCAATCCTGTGTTTATCTTGGATGAAATTGACAAGGTGGGCAACGACTTCCGGGGCGACCCCTCTTCAGCACTTCTAGAAGTGTTGGATCCAGAGCAAAACAATACTTTCAGCGATCACTATTTAGAATTGGAATACGACCTTTCTAAAGTCATGTTTATCGCTACTGCAAACTCGCTCAGCACCATTCCCGCCCCCCTTCGCGACCGAATGGAAATCATTGAAATCAATGGTTATACCTTAGACGAAAAGTTGGCCATCTCCAAACAATATTTGGTTCCAAGACGGCTCGCTGAAAATGGCGTGGACGATTCTCAATTTACGATTGAGGATGAAGCCTTGACCGACCTTATTGACGGCTACACGCGAGAGTCTGGCGTGCGACAGTTGGAACGTACCATTGGCTCGGTGGTGCGTGGCGTGGCAAAGAAAATTGCGATGGAAGAAACCACGAAAGAACATGTTACCGCCAAAGACTTAGAACCGTACTTGGGTCCGGTGAAGTTTGAATCGGACTTGGCAGAGCGGACAGGCGTTCCGGGCGTTGCAACCGGCTTGGCATGGACTCCTGTGGGTGGCGATATCTTGTTTATCGAAGCCTCCGTTCACCGTGGCAATGGCCGTTTAATCGTAACCGGACAACTCGGTGAGGTGATGAAGGAATCGGCTTCTGCGGCCCTCTCTTGGGTAAAAGCCCATGCGGAAACATTGGAAATACCGTTGGATGCCTTCCGATACTGGGATTTACATATTCACGTACCTGCTGGAGCTGTTCCAAAAGATGGTCCTTCTGCTGGAAATGCCATGATTTCCGCAATTACGTCTATCTTCACCCAAAGACGAATTAAGCATACGGTTGCTATGACGGGCGAAATCACCCTACGTGGCGCGGTGTTGCCTGTCGGTGGGATCAAAGAAAAGGTTTTGGCCGCTAAACGTGCCGGGATTGAGACGGTGATTATGCCAGAACGTAACCGGAAAGACTTAAACGAGATCAATAAGGCCGCTTTGGACGGGCTTAAATTCTACTTTGTTAAACGGATTGATGAAGTGGTGAAATTGGCCCTCGAAAAACGTCCCGTAAACGATCCAAAAGAGAAGTTTAAGCTACCCGATAACGAAAAGTCAAGTGCTACATCCGGGACTTCCGAGGTTCCCCTTATCGTCCCTCCAGCACAAGCGTAA
- a CDS encoding endonuclease/exonuclease/phosphatase family protein, with the protein MQLRTVMIPVLLALGACKSIPTPEQRVLKAMTYNIRYNNPEDGQNAWPNRKNDVKRLIQFEQPDLFGIQEGLWEQVQFLDSLALYAREGVGRDDGKVNGEFSALYYRKDRFSRLDGGTFWLSETPELPSKGWDAALNRICTWLILKDLKTGKKLAVFNTHFDHQGMQARIHAADLLNQKAHQFAKDLPVVLMGDFNLTPETTPIKKMQGYFQDAFLVSKRPPFGPEGTFNGFKVAQSYTGRIDYVFVNQALGVLDYQVRADVRSGGYFLSDHFPVIVRLAYQ; encoded by the coding sequence ATGCAACTAAGAACCGTAATGATTCCCGTTTTGTTGGCCCTTGGAGCCTGTAAAAGTATCCCTACACCAGAACAAAGGGTACTGAAGGCCATGACCTATAACATCCGATACAACAATCCAGAGGATGGTCAAAACGCTTGGCCAAATCGTAAAAATGACGTAAAACGTCTCATCCAATTTGAGCAACCAGACCTCTTTGGAATCCAAGAAGGACTATGGGAACAGGTGCAATTTTTGGATAGCTTGGCACTATATGCAAGAGAAGGTGTAGGACGTGATGATGGCAAAGTAAATGGCGAGTTTAGTGCGCTGTATTACCGTAAAGACCGCTTTTCCCGATTGGATGGCGGGACGTTTTGGCTCTCCGAAACGCCCGAATTACCTTCAAAAGGCTGGGATGCGGCACTCAATAGGATTTGTACGTGGTTAATTCTCAAAGACCTTAAAACGGGAAAAAAGTTGGCGGTATTTAATACCCATTTCGACCATCAAGGTATGCAAGCGCGGATTCATGCGGCGGATCTCTTAAACCAAAAAGCGCATCAATTTGCAAAAGATTTGCCCGTCGTGTTGATGGGCGACTTTAACCTGACGCCGGAAACTACGCCCATCAAAAAAATGCAGGGGTATTTTCAAGATGCTTTTCTCGTCAGCAAACGACCTCCTTTTGGCCCAGAAGGGACGTTTAACGGGTTTAAAGTTGCACAATCCTATACAGGGCGGATAGATTATGTTTTTGTAAATCAAGCACTTGGCGTATTGGATTATCAGGTGCGAGCAGATGTGCGTTCCGGCGGCTACTTTTTATCCGACCATTTTCCAGTAATTGTCCGCCTGGCCTATCAGTGA
- a CDS encoding response regulator transcription factor, whose protein sequence is MNNPNILLVEDDTELAKLVSGRLHDAGYDVRVVGNGPDAVEAVQTNLPDLLLLDVMLPGFDGLEVCRRVRAQFPLLYIVMLTARTDEIDRIVGLEVGADDYITKPFSLQELVARIRSILRRIRLTQESSHSQQPNKEIQNEVIVFDGLQLDVTRREVRKDGHLLHLTVREFDLLLFLMQNPDRPFTRGQLLEKVWDIRYEGYDRTVDSHVQRLRTKVERDSENPRFVRTVWGLGYKFQSKEED, encoded by the coding sequence ATGAACAACCCAAATATTTTATTGGTAGAAGACGATACCGAATTGGCCAAATTGGTCTCTGGACGTTTGCACGACGCCGGCTACGATGTGCGTGTAGTGGGCAATGGTCCCGACGCCGTAGAAGCGGTGCAAACAAATTTGCCCGATTTATTGCTCTTGGATGTGATGCTACCCGGTTTTGATGGCTTAGAGGTTTGCAGAAGGGTTCGTGCCCAGTTTCCGCTGCTCTATATCGTGATGTTGACCGCCAGAACGGACGAAATTGACCGAATTGTTGGCTTGGAGGTAGGAGCGGATGACTACATCACAAAACCTTTTAGTTTACAAGAATTGGTTGCCCGTATCCGCTCTATTTTGCGAAGAATAAGACTAACGCAAGAATCCAGTCATTCCCAACAACCCAACAAGGAAATACAAAACGAGGTTATCGTCTTTGATGGCCTCCAACTGGACGTAACGCGGAGGGAAGTGCGGAAAGATGGTCATTTATTGCACTTAACGGTACGAGAATTTGACCTTTTACTCTTTCTAATGCAAAATCCAGACCGACCCTTCACCCGCGGCCAGTTATTGGAAAAGGTCTGGGATATTCGTTATGAAGGCTACGACCGAACGGTGGACTCGCATGTGCAGCGGTTGCGAACCAAAGTTGAACGTGATTCTGAAAATCCTCGCTTTGTTCGGACGGTTTGGGGTTTGGGGTATAAATTCCAAAGTAAAGAAGAAGATTGA
- a CDS encoding HAMP domain-containing histidine kinase has translation MPYQTPNTPQNTALGQFSLRKSIFWRVAGILIGAQLLTGLVAVGVTVWIAASQSVTLVQNSVALQLNNLAAELERNATFDEDGNFQLPPFAYLDLTGRLKDPIHFSDRNGRLLSTDEITPLPEANAGFSAKNNGVIPKEGLAAIRENNNFIVFPRQLFRTGQSWGVTPFFFKGELAGAIYAPSLRQTIDGELSSVRQTFVDALFIVLLIGGIVALILGGVLTWRLVEPLRKITGKVEAIGQGAYETRIQQTGRDELGRLAMAVNQMAEEVEKSVVTLRTTDKVRRELIANIGHDLRTPIAAVLGNIEEAERHNQAQQPDASLEALKTAHEQANYLNRLLQDLFELSLFDAGHYNLRLEPIPLSELLHEAARGHKQAFTAAGITLALDIPSGLKPIHADGLRLLRVIDNLLSNARRHTPKGGKVCLGVKEESLQILVFVQDTGIGMNLEELNHVFERYYRGGDARTRGAHGTGLGLAISKAIVEAHGGHLIAESTQGKGSTFTLQLPYPEQKQA, from the coding sequence ATGCCTTACCAAACGCCAAACACGCCTCAAAACACCGCTTTAGGCCAATTTTCACTCCGAAAGTCTATTTTTTGGCGTGTTGCGGGGATTCTTATTGGCGCGCAATTGCTCACGGGTCTTGTGGCGGTAGGCGTAACGGTTTGGATTGCGGCCTCACAAAGTGTAACGTTGGTTCAAAACAGTGTCGCACTTCAGTTGAACAATCTGGCGGCGGAATTGGAACGAAATGCCACCTTTGATGAAGATGGGAACTTTCAACTCCCGCCTTTTGCCTATTTAGACCTCACGGGCAGGCTAAAAGACCCTATTCACTTCTCCGATCGGAACGGACGTCTTTTATCAACTGATGAGATTACCCCTTTACCAGAGGCAAATGCTGGTTTTTCGGCAAAAAACAATGGTGTTATCCCAAAAGAAGGTCTTGCTGCGATCCGCGAAAACAATAACTTTATCGTTTTCCCACGGCAACTTTTTCGTACAGGCCAATCTTGGGGCGTAACGCCTTTTTTCTTTAAAGGTGAATTGGCTGGTGCGATATATGCGCCTTCACTTCGTCAAACCATAGACGGCGAATTATCAAGCGTTCGCCAAACCTTTGTTGACGCACTTTTTATTGTCTTGTTGATTGGGGGGATTGTAGCCCTCATCTTAGGCGGCGTTCTGACATGGCGTCTCGTAGAACCCCTACGCAAAATCACCGGAAAGGTGGAGGCTATCGGGCAAGGAGCCTATGAAACCCGTATTCAACAAACGGGGCGTGATGAACTCGGACGTTTGGCGATGGCGGTTAACCAGATGGCGGAAGAAGTCGAAAAAAGCGTCGTTACACTCCGCACAACCGATAAGGTAAGGAGAGAGCTGATCGCTAACATTGGTCACGATTTACGGACGCCCATTGCTGCGGTATTGGGGAATATTGAAGAAGCCGAACGCCATAACCAAGCCCAACAACCCGATGCCAGTCTGGAGGCGCTAAAAACTGCACACGAACAGGCAAACTACCTTAACCGGCTTCTCCAAGACCTTTTCGAACTCAGTCTTTTCGATGCAGGGCATTATAACCTCCGCTTAGAACCCATTCCCTTGAGCGAACTCCTCCACGAAGCCGCACGCGGACACAAACAAGCATTCACTGCGGCTGGGATTACCCTCGCCTTAGACATTCCATCGGGTTTAAAACCTATACATGCAGATGGGCTTCGTCTGCTCCGCGTCATAGACAATTTGCTCTCCAATGCACGCCGGCATACACCAAAAGGCGGAAAGGTTTGTCTGGGCGTTAAAGAGGAAAGCCTTCAAATCCTTGTTTTTGTTCAAGATACAGGGATTGGTATGAACCTTGAGGAACTGAACCATGTTTTTGAACGCTATTATCGTGGTGGAGATGCACGGACGCGCGGCGCACATGGAACGGGCTTGGGGCTTGCCATTTCTAAAGCCATTGTAGAGGCTCATGGTGGCCACCTAATTGCGGAAAGCACACAAGGTAAAGGCAGCACGTTTACCCTCCAATTGCCTTATCCCGAACAAAAGCAGGCATAA
- the aqpZ gene encoding aquaporin Z, with product MKNYLSEFIGTFWLVLGGCGSAMLSAAFPEVGIGLVGVSLAFGLTVVTIAYSFGHISGAHLNPAVTIGLWMGGRIDVKEVFPYIVSQVLGGILAAAVLFLIVTGNGSQIGDFAANGYGDHSPGKYSMVAAIVTEFAMTFMFLLVILGATDKNAPNGFAGLAIGLMLTLIHLISIPVTNTSVNPARSISQALFVGGWALSQLWLFIVVPIAGAAVAGLVHAYFKSE from the coding sequence ATGAAAAATTATCTCTCTGAATTTATTGGAACCTTTTGGCTCGTTTTGGGCGGTTGCGGAAGTGCTATGTTGTCCGCAGCATTTCCAGAGGTTGGTATTGGGCTTGTGGGCGTTTCGCTCGCTTTTGGCTTAACGGTAGTAACAATCGCTTATTCATTTGGGCATATTTCGGGTGCGCACCTCAATCCGGCGGTAACCATTGGCCTTTGGATGGGCGGCAGAATTGACGTTAAAGAGGTTTTCCCCTACATCGTTTCCCAAGTTCTGGGAGGCATTTTGGCCGCTGCCGTACTCTTCTTGATTGTTACCGGAAATGGCAGCCAAATTGGGGATTTCGCCGCAAACGGTTATGGAGACCATTCTCCGGGCAAATACAGCATGGTTGCGGCCATCGTCACCGAGTTCGCCATGACGTTCATGTTTTTACTGGTGATCTTAGGTGCTACGGATAAAAATGCCCCAAATGGTTTTGCAGGTCTTGCCATAGGTTTAATGCTGACCCTCATCCACCTTATCAGTATTCCCGTTACCAATACATCCGTTAATCCAGCAAGAAGCATTAGCCAAGCCCTTTTTGTGGGCGGGTGGGCCTTGTCACAACTTTGGTTATTCATCGTTGTTCCGATCGCAGGCGCAGCAGTAGCGGGATTAGTCCACGCTTATTTTAAGTCCGAATAA
- a CDS encoding proline dehydrogenase family protein: MRLPFFLASRFVAGETLEAALPQVRSLNQKGLHVTLDLLGEYVSDRKVAARFTQTYLHLLTQIGQTPGLDCNISMKLSMIGQKIDAEFCLDNLHKMLTVAKEQNIFVRLDMEGSDITQSTLDLFEKVYPTYPDHVGVVLQAYLHRTQEDVARMCDLNARVRLCKGAYKEPATVAYQDMPNIRERYLTYMAQLITHARYPGIATHDDYLINETKKYVAEHNIAKERFEFQMLYGIRPETQEQIGKVYNMRVYVPYGTEWLPYYSRRLRERKENIWFILKNLIRG; encoded by the coding sequence ATGAGATTGCCATTTTTTCTCGCCTCACGGTTTGTGGCTGGCGAAACCTTAGAAGCAGCACTGCCACAGGTTCGATCTCTGAACCAAAAAGGGCTGCATGTTACTTTAGACTTATTGGGTGAATATGTCAGCGACCGAAAGGTGGCGGCCCGTTTTACCCAAACCTATCTCCATTTGTTAACCCAAATTGGCCAAACCCCCGGCTTAGATTGTAATATTTCAATGAAGCTTTCTATGATTGGCCAGAAAATTGACGCTGAATTTTGTCTGGATAACCTCCACAAAATGCTGACCGTTGCAAAAGAGCAAAATATCTTTGTACGCTTAGATATGGAAGGCTCGGACATTACGCAGTCCACATTAGACCTCTTTGAAAAGGTTTATCCCACGTATCCCGACCATGTTGGGGTGGTTTTACAAGCCTATTTGCACCGTACTCAAGAAGATGTTGCACGAATGTGCGACCTAAATGCCCGTGTACGGCTTTGTAAAGGAGCCTATAAAGAACCTGCAACGGTGGCTTATCAGGATATGCCCAATATACGCGAGCGGTATCTGACGTACATGGCGCAACTGATTACCCATGCACGTTATCCGGGTATTGCCACCCACGACGATTACTTGATTAACGAAACCAAAAAATATGTGGCCGAACACAATATTGCCAAAGAGCGCTTCGAGTTCCAGATGCTTTATGGAATCCGGCCAGAAACCCAAGAGCAGATCGGTAAAGTCTATAACATGCGTGTTTATGTGCCTTACGGAACCGAGTGGCTGCCCTATTATTCGCGTCGCCTACGGGAGCGAAAAGAAAACATTTGGTTTATCCTAAAAAATTTGATTAGAGGATAA
- a CDS encoding KamA family radical SAM protein, protein MIDMQNDPNWTNWRWQMRNRIHHAEDLSRYITPTEDEFQAIRETEGIFRWNITPYYAALMDANDPNCPIRQHVVPRMNEMSPDIVGVIDPLEEVAHSPVKNLIHNYKDRVAFCVSAECAIYCRYCLRKRMVGDADFFMNKAELQEGIDYLAAHSEIRDVLLTGGDPLIFSDTNLAWLISRLRAIPHLQIIRLGTRLPVTLPYRITDELVQMLSNYHPVWLNTHFNHPKELTKAAEEAIDKLLRGGIPVGNQAVLLKGLNDDAATMKELCEKLVSFRVRPYYLYQAQLIGGTAAFRTSIEKGMRIMEAMQGQTSGYAIPKYVLDTPFGKVPMNRSYLIGRAGDYVVMRTPRETLWAEPNPIPPDEEAYRGLLPEIPLPEGIATIPIGAPTFVPSAASHAEATFVLGTT, encoded by the coding sequence ATGATTGATATGCAGAATGACCCCAACTGGACCAATTGGCGCTGGCAAATGCGCAACCGTATCCACCATGCAGAAGACTTGTCTCGTTACATTACGCCTACCGAAGACGAATTTCAAGCCATTCGCGAGACGGAGGGCATTTTTCGGTGGAACATTACGCCTTATTATGCTGCATTAATGGACGCAAACGATCCGAATTGTCCCATTCGTCAGCATGTTGTACCGCGTATGAACGAAATGTCGCCCGATATCGTTGGTGTGATTGATCCTTTGGAAGAAGTGGCGCACTCGCCAGTAAAAAACCTGATTCATAACTACAAAGACCGCGTTGCTTTCTGTGTTAGCGCCGAGTGTGCTATTTATTGCCGTTATTGTCTTAGAAAAAGAATGGTGGGTGATGCGGATTTTTTTATGAACAAGGCCGAGTTGCAAGAAGGCATAGACTATTTAGCAGCACATTCGGAAATTCGCGATGTTTTGCTCACGGGAGGAGATCCACTCATCTTTAGCGATACCAATTTGGCGTGGCTTATCAGTCGCTTGCGTGCCATCCCACACCTGCAAATCATTCGTCTCGGTACGCGATTGCCCGTTACCCTGCCGTACCGAATCACCGATGAATTGGTGCAGATGTTGTCTAATTATCACCCAGTTTGGTTAAATACACATTTTAATCACCCCAAAGAACTGACCAAAGCAGCGGAAGAAGCCATAGATAAGCTGCTCCGTGGTGGGATTCCGGTTGGTAATCAAGCGGTTTTGTTAAAAGGGCTCAACGATGATGCAGCGACCATGAAGGAACTTTGTGAAAAACTGGTTTCGTTCAGGGTTCGCCCATATTATTTGTATCAAGCCCAACTTATTGGGGGAACGGCGGCTTTTCGTACTTCGATCGAGAAGGGGATGCGCATCATGGAGGCTATGCAAGGCCAAACAAGCGGTTATGCCATTCCAAAATATGTTTTAGACACGCCTTTTGGGAAAGTGCCCATGAACCGTTCCTATCTGATCGGGCGAGCCGGAGATTATGTGGTGATGCGAACGCCTCGCGAAACACTCTGGGCAGAGCCAAATCCCATCCCCCCCGATGAAGAAGCGTATCGTGGCCTTTTGCCCGAAATACCTTTACCAGAAGGCATTGCCACCATTCCAATCGGTGCGCCTACTTTTGTACCAAGCGCGGCAAGTCATGCGGAAGCTACGTTTGTGTTAGGAACAACGTAG